A region of Haliotis asinina isolate JCU_RB_2024 chromosome 9, JCU_Hal_asi_v2, whole genome shotgun sequence DNA encodes the following proteins:
- the LOC137296607 gene encoding uncharacterized protein, producing MRLFLVLLLVAVVLMSESDAWRRFRFRVRGRRLLRTAGRVYRVYRRYKHIINPAVGALVGKRSIDDLDKNKDGNIDQSEAEELMERRAAEDLLSLADENDDSNVSLEEFSRSIHDFMTIDSDPDLQNVLEKEFADAFDSE from the exons ATGCGTCTGTTCCTCGTCCTCCTGCTTGTGGCCGTGGTGCTGATGTCGGAATCGGACGCCTGGAGAAGATTCAGGTTTAGGGTCCGCGGCCGGCGTTTACTTCGAACCGCTGGACGGGTGTACCGAGTTTACAGGCGATACAAACACATCATCAACCCAGCCGTCG GAGCCCTAGTTGGTAAGCGAAGTATTGACGACCTCGATAAGAACAAGGATGGCaatattgaccaatcagaagctgaGGAACTGATGGAGAGACGGGCAGCCGAGGATCTACTTTCACTTGCTGATGAAAACG ATGATTCAAATGTGAGTTTGGAGGAGTTCTCGAGGAGCATCCATGACTTCATGACCATAGATTCAG accCAGATTTGcaaaatgtactggagaaggaGTTTGCTGACGCTTTCGACTCAGAGTAA